Proteins encoded by one window of Sorangium aterium:
- a CDS encoding serine/threonine-protein kinase, with amino-acid sequence MSSARIESARPLVAGRFHIEHEVGRGGIGTVHRAFDVQTERYVALKIITAVGVDAEGQARLSREGQVLSELDHPAIVRVVAFGTLEASAVDAEGRRIEEGATFIAMEWLDGEDLAARQKRSPLSLREGIEVGRQVANALAAAHAAGVVHRDIKPSNIILLRGSPDAPLRTKLVDFGVAASKEVVLTTDAGGLVGTPAYISPEQARGDATVDARSDLYSLGATLFELVAGRPPHMGPSSIATLVRLATTPAPRLSEFLLDVVPALDDLIHALLLADRELRPSSAREVADRLAALADEPYLPTPSPLRVSDNPPGAMGTRLVTTIVALHVATGEERQRELEALRRRGADALPLGTDSIAAHLGVRQAHGDEASRALELGLALGGRGGRVGVASGRMRVDRTRAAGEVVDRAVALAREAGLGRVLADATTVELSRGRFMGEPLESGAVRVLARAPKRPDAQTPFVGRDAELITTVAAFERCVEDGTPVVMSISGPPGIGKSRLAREFVARIVDRPDPPRLVQLRCESFGRAQALGVATDALRVLMGLPKGASLEQAEDAVRARRPLHGDGGLLARLLANQPFPDGVDLRGARDALYLSMTDIAVDAASSEPCALLVEDAQWADPESVAWLDHLLGRATGRALFILLMVRPAFWRDQGQRFAGRDHVRVELRPIARRATREIARAVFSAAAAARPFEEATLDRVAQQAAGSPLFAEELARVIASGKDAATAPTIEAAIQVSLDALDEPTREAVVRMSVFGLSVWDLGLAEVGVAEPATALKKLIAAELLVAQPASRFPAAREFLFKHALVRDVAYASVGEELRKRLHAAAARWLDRLGEDSATVAQHFDLGGEHEEAAIRWEAAARRALATNSLRDAVTMADRALVFSPDKPTAFARAVLLEEAYSRLDARSPERDSAIRAMWENVFDEASELRTLTARARYDHACGSGIDLEERLTALRDRARSIDLVEEEAQCSATLAQVHAFAGQLAMAEQEAAHLLDLAARRNLVWAAVDAWQTRAVAHQTRGEPAAALGARRNAARAARRAGLQEREAMLTMNVGFALTTIGAREEALQEIEGGIARAQAIGSSGAARHGQMILLCWAATFGPEPRLDAVLAEPRASADEAAGSMWVVRDRVTLGILFYRGCELLRLESSGLARARSLLKKATDAYRVTDNRDVLPVALGFCAEAERRFGNAEQAREIAREAAALVEAGAPSLLNEAPIYLALHDACVDMGDLEGARAAMERAMPPLLRRLKGLEGTPYASSFLLNLPQNSALLVAAEAYGCVPPELEAMLSGRP; translated from the coding sequence ATGAGCTCCGCGCGCATCGAGTCCGCAAGGCCGCTCGTCGCAGGCCGATTCCACATCGAGCACGAGGTCGGCCGCGGCGGGATCGGCACCGTGCACCGCGCCTTCGACGTGCAGACAGAGCGCTACGTCGCGCTGAAGATCATCACGGCGGTCGGCGTCGACGCCGAGGGCCAGGCCCGGCTCTCCCGCGAGGGGCAGGTCCTCTCGGAGCTCGATCACCCGGCGATCGTGAGGGTCGTTGCGTTCGGGACGCTCGAGGCGAGCGCTGTCGACGCGGAGGGGCGGCGCATCGAGGAGGGCGCGACGTTCATCGCGATGGAATGGCTCGACGGCGAGGACCTGGCGGCGCGCCAGAAGCGCTCCCCGCTCTCGCTGCGCGAGGGGATCGAGGTCGGGCGGCAGGTGGCGAACGCGCTCGCGGCCGCGCACGCCGCGGGCGTCGTCCACCGCGACATCAAGCCTTCCAACATCATCCTCCTGCGCGGCTCGCCGGACGCCCCGCTCCGCACCAAGCTCGTGGACTTCGGCGTGGCGGCGTCGAAGGAGGTCGTGCTCACGACGGACGCGGGGGGTCTCGTCGGCACGCCGGCGTACATCTCGCCCGAGCAGGCGCGCGGCGACGCGACGGTGGACGCGCGCAGCGATCTCTACTCGCTCGGCGCGACGCTGTTCGAGCTGGTCGCCGGCCGGCCCCCGCACATGGGGCCGAGCTCGATCGCGACCCTCGTCCGCCTGGCGACGACGCCCGCGCCGCGCCTCTCGGAGTTCCTGCTCGACGTGGTCCCGGCGCTCGACGACCTGATCCACGCGCTCCTGCTCGCCGACCGGGAGCTCCGGCCGAGCTCGGCGCGCGAGGTGGCGGACAGGCTCGCGGCGCTCGCCGACGAGCCGTACCTGCCCACCCCGTCGCCGCTGCGCGTGAGCGACAACCCGCCGGGCGCGATGGGGACGCGGCTCGTGACCACGATCGTGGCGCTGCACGTGGCCACCGGGGAGGAGCGGCAGCGGGAGCTCGAAGCGCTGCGCCGCCGCGGGGCCGACGCGCTGCCGCTCGGCACGGACTCGATCGCCGCCCACCTCGGCGTGCGACAGGCCCACGGCGACGAGGCGTCCCGCGCCCTCGAGCTCGGGCTCGCGCTCGGCGGCCGTGGCGGCCGCGTCGGCGTCGCCTCCGGCCGCATGCGCGTCGACAGGACGCGCGCCGCCGGCGAGGTCGTCGACCGCGCGGTCGCGCTCGCGCGCGAGGCGGGCCTCGGCAGGGTCCTCGCGGACGCCACCACGGTGGAGCTGTCCCGCGGGCGCTTCATGGGCGAGCCCCTGGAGAGCGGCGCCGTGCGGGTGCTCGCGCGCGCGCCGAAGCGGCCCGACGCGCAGACGCCGTTCGTGGGGCGGGACGCCGAGCTCATCACGACCGTCGCGGCGTTCGAGCGGTGCGTGGAGGACGGGACGCCGGTCGTGATGAGCATCTCGGGGCCGCCGGGGATCGGCAAGAGCCGGCTCGCGCGCGAGTTCGTCGCCCGCATCGTGGATCGACCGGATCCGCCGCGGCTCGTCCAGCTGCGCTGCGAGTCGTTCGGCCGCGCGCAGGCGCTCGGCGTCGCCACGGACGCGCTGCGGGTCCTCATGGGCCTGCCGAAGGGCGCGTCGCTCGAGCAGGCCGAGGACGCGGTGCGCGCGCGGCGGCCGCTCCACGGCGACGGCGGGCTCCTCGCGCGCCTGCTCGCGAACCAGCCGTTCCCGGACGGCGTCGACCTGCGCGGCGCGCGCGACGCGCTCTACCTCTCGATGACCGACATCGCCGTCGACGCGGCGTCGAGCGAGCCGTGCGCGCTGCTCGTCGAGGACGCGCAGTGGGCCGACCCGGAGAGCGTCGCGTGGCTCGATCACCTCCTCGGGCGGGCGACCGGGAGGGCGCTGTTCATCCTGCTCATGGTGCGCCCCGCGTTCTGGCGCGACCAGGGCCAGCGCTTCGCCGGCCGCGACCACGTGCGCGTGGAGCTGCGCCCCATCGCGCGCCGGGCCACCCGCGAGATCGCGCGGGCGGTCTTCAGCGCGGCCGCGGCCGCGCGGCCGTTCGAGGAGGCGACGCTCGACCGCGTCGCGCAGCAGGCGGCCGGCTCCCCGCTCTTCGCCGAGGAGCTCGCGCGGGTCATCGCGTCAGGCAAGGACGCCGCCACGGCGCCCACCATCGAGGCGGCCATCCAGGTGAGCCTCGACGCGCTCGACGAGCCCACCCGGGAGGCGGTGGTGCGCATGAGCGTCTTCGGCCTGTCGGTGTGGGACCTGGGCCTCGCCGAGGTCGGGGTGGCCGAGCCCGCGACGGCGCTGAAGAAGCTCATCGCCGCGGAGCTCCTCGTCGCGCAGCCCGCGTCGCGCTTCCCGGCCGCGCGCGAGTTCCTGTTCAAGCACGCGCTCGTCCGCGACGTCGCGTACGCGTCCGTCGGCGAAGAGCTCCGCAAGAGGCTGCACGCCGCGGCGGCGCGCTGGCTCGATCGGCTCGGCGAGGACAGCGCGACGGTGGCGCAGCACTTCGATCTCGGCGGCGAGCACGAGGAGGCCGCGATCCGCTGGGAGGCCGCCGCGCGGCGCGCCCTGGCGACGAACTCGCTCCGCGACGCGGTCACCATGGCTGATCGCGCGCTCGTGTTCTCCCCCGACAAGCCGACGGCGTTCGCGCGCGCGGTCCTCCTCGAGGAGGCGTACTCGCGGCTCGACGCGCGCTCGCCCGAGCGCGACTCGGCGATCCGGGCGATGTGGGAGAACGTCTTCGACGAGGCGAGCGAGCTGCGCACGCTGACGGCCCGCGCGCGCTACGACCACGCGTGCGGCTCCGGGATCGACCTGGAGGAGCGGCTGACGGCGCTGCGCGACCGCGCCCGGTCGATCGATCTCGTCGAGGAGGAGGCGCAGTGCTCGGCGACGCTGGCGCAGGTCCACGCGTTCGCCGGGCAGCTGGCGATGGCCGAGCAGGAGGCCGCGCACCTGCTCGACCTGGCGGCGCGGCGGAACCTCGTCTGGGCGGCGGTCGACGCGTGGCAGACGCGCGCGGTCGCCCACCAGACGCGCGGCGAGCCGGCCGCTGCGCTGGGGGCGCGCCGGAACGCGGCGCGGGCCGCGCGCCGGGCCGGGCTGCAGGAGCGCGAGGCGATGCTGACGATGAACGTCGGCTTCGCGCTGACGACCATCGGCGCCCGGGAGGAGGCGCTCCAGGAGATCGAGGGGGGCATCGCCAGGGCGCAGGCGATCGGCAGCTCCGGGGCGGCGCGGCACGGGCAGATGATCCTGCTCTGCTGGGCGGCGACGTTCGGCCCCGAGCCTCGGCTCGACGCCGTGCTCGCGGAGCCGCGCGCGAGCGCGGACGAGGCCGCGGGGAGCATGTGGGTCGTGCGCGACCGGGTGACGCTGGGCATCCTGTTCTACCGGGGCTGCGAGCTCTTGCGCCTCGAGTCGTCGGGCCTCGCGCGGGCGCGCTCGCTGCTGAAGAAGGCCACCGACGCGTACCGGGTCACCGACAACCGCGACGTCCTGCCCGTGGCGCTCGGGTTCTGCGCCGAGGCGGAGCGCCGCTTCGGCAACGCCGAGCAGGCCCGCGAGATCGCGCGGGAGGCGGCGGCCCTCGTCGAGGCGGGCGCGCCGAGCCTGCTCAACGAGGCGCCGATCTACCTCGCGCTCCACGACGCCTGCGTGGACATGGGCGATCTGGAGGGCGCGCGTGCCGCGATGGAGCGCGCGATGCCCCCGCTCCTGCGCCGGCTGAAGGGCCTCGAGGGGACGCCCTACGCCAGCTCGTTCCTGCTCAACCTGCCGCAGAACTCGGCGCTGCTCGTGGCCGCGGAGGCCTACGGCTGCGTGCCGCCGGAGCTCGAGGCGATGCTGAGCGGCCGGCCGTAG